In the Vitis vinifera cultivar Pinot Noir 40024 chromosome 2, ASM3070453v1 genome, one interval contains:
- the LOC100241107 gene encoding metal tolerance protein 1 → MEVQNLEHGNIIEIHGDVPTVETSLSRSKICEGATCGFSDAKTISKDDKERAASMKKLLIAVVLCIIFMSVEVAGGIKANSLAILTDAAHLLSDVAAFAISLFSLWAAGWEATPRQSYGFFRIEILGALVSIQMIWLLAGILVYEAVARIIHDTGEVQGFLMFIVAAFGLVVNVVMALLLGHDHAHGHGGHDHGHGGHDHGHGGHDHGHSNEDHNNRHRYGIKITTHDHHHEENFQHSDDHHHAHEAGLMAPLLEGSSEGEHKVKGGVKQKTQRNINVQGAYLHVLGDSIQSIGVMIGGAIIWYKPEWKIIDLICTLIFSAIVLGTTIRMLRNILEVLMESTPREIDATRLEKGLCEMDEVVAIHELHIWAITVGKVLLACHVKIKPEADADMVLDKVIDYIRREYNISHVTIQIERE, encoded by the coding sequence ATGGAAGTTCAAAATCTTGAACATGGCAATATAATTGAAATTCATGGAGATGTGCCAACTGTAGAAACGAGCCTAAGCAGAAGTAAGATATGTGAGGGAGCAACATGTGGATTCTCAGATGCTAAAACAATTTCCAAGGATGACAAAGAGCGTGCAGCATCCATGAAGAAACTTTTGATAGCAGTTGTACTGTGTATCATTTTCATGAGTGTTGAAGTTGCTGGAGGTATTAAAGCCAACAGTCTTGCAATTTTAACGGATGCAGCTCATCTGTTGTCAGATGTTGCTGCCTTTGCTATCTCTTTGTTCTCGCTTTGGGCAGCAGGATGGGAAGCGACTCCACGTCAATCTTATGGTTTCTTCAGGATTGAGATACTTGGTGCACTGGTTTCCATCCAGATGATATGGCTTCTTGCTGGGATCCTCGTATATGAAGCTGTTGCAAGAATTATCCATGATACAGGTGAAGTCCAGGGCTTTCTTATGTTTATTGTTGCTGCCTTTGGTCTAGTTGTTAATGTTGTTATGGCTCTCCTTCTCGGTCATGATCATGCTCATGGGCATGGTGGACATGATCACGGGCATGGTGGGCACGATCATGGGCATGGTGGACATGATCATGGACATAGCAATGAGGATCATAATAACAGGCACCGGTATGGGATAAAAATTACCACACATGATCACCATCATGAGGAAAATTTCCAACACAGTGATGACCACCATCATGCTCATGAAGCTGGTCTCATGGCACCTCTGCTTGAGGGTTCTTCTGAGGGTGAACATAAGGTGAAGGGTGGAGTTAAGCAAAAGACACAGCGGAATATCAATGTACAGGGGGCGTATCTTCATGTACTTGGGGATTCCATCCAGAGCATTGGTGTAATGATTGGTGGTGCAATCATCTGGTATAAACCTGAGTGGAAGATTATTGACCTGATATGCACTCTCATATTCTCAGCAATTGTTCTGGGCACAACAATCAGGATGCTGCGGAACATTCTGGAGGTTCTGATGGAGAGCACACCGAGAGAGATTGATGCAACAAGGCTTGAGAAAGGTCTCTGTGAGATGGATGAGGTAGTTGCAATTCATGAATTGCACATCTGGGCCATAACTGTAGGGAAGGTGTTATTAGCTTGCCATGTCAAAATAAAGCCGGAAGCTGATGCTGACATGGTGCTAGACAAAGTTATAGACTACATCAGAAGGGAGTATAACATCAGCCATGTGACCATTCAGATAGAGCGTGAGTAG
- the LOC100232921 gene encoding caffeic acid 3-O-methyltransferase → MEKRQMVSSTEEEEDSHREYAMQLVSASVLPMVLKAALELGVLDIIGRAGPGALLSPSEIASHIPTHNPDAPFALDRILRLLASHSILTYSLDTHRDGKVHRLYGLAPVAKYFVPNQDGVSLAIYLRTIQDKVTVDIWHHLKDAVLEGGLPFKRSYGMDAIDYVGKDARFFEMLKASNRDYIPMFMNKILETYKGFEGLKSLVDVAGGNGSVLNFIVSRYPSIKGINFDLAPVIEKLPSYPGIEHVAGDMFTSVPKGDAIFMKNILHSWSDEHCVKLLRNCYHALPDNGKVIVVDAVIPDAPEPSAQVKSTYQLDLFMMNLNPDGKERTEKEFAELAKEAGFFSTKVAGCAYSFSLVEFHKKM, encoded by the exons ATGGAAAAAAGGCAGATGGTATCATCAACCGAGGAAGAGGAAGACAGCCACCGCGAGTATGCTATGCAATTGGTAAGCGCATCTGTACTGCCTATGGTGTTGAAAGCAGCCTTGGAGCTGGGTGTGCTGGACATCATAGGGAGGGCTGGACCAGGGGCACTTCTCTCCCCTTCAGAGATCGCATCCCACATCCCCACCCACAACCCTGATGCCCCTTTTGCACTTGATCGCATCCTCCGCCTTTTGGCTAGCCATTCCATTCTTACTTACTCTCTTGACACCCACCGTGATGGCAAGGTCCATAGGCTCTATGGTTTAGCACCCGTGGCCAAATACTTCGTCCCAAACCAAGATGGAGTTTCGCTGGCTATTTACCTACGAACCATTCAGGACAAGGTCACAGTGGATATCTG GCACCATCTTAAAGATGCAGTTCTGGAAGGGGGACTGCCATTTAAAAGATCCTACGGAATGGATGCCATTGATTATGTGGGGAAGGATGCCAGGTTCTTCGAGATGCTCAAGGCCTCCAACAGGGACTACATCCCAATGTTCATGAACAAAATCCTGGAAACTTACAAAGGTTTTGAAGGTCTAAAATCATTGGTGGACGTGGCTGGAGGCAACGGCAGTGTCCTCAATTTCATCGTTTCCAGGTATCCTTCCATCAAGGGTATCAACTTCGATTTGGCCCCTGTTATAGAGAAGTTGCCCTCTTACCCTG GCATTGAGCATGTTGCAGGGGATATGTTCACAAGCGTTCCAAAAGGAGATGCCATCTTCATGAAG AATATACTTCACAGTTGGAGTGATGAGCACTGCGTGAAGCTACTAAGGAATTGCTACCATGCATTACCAGACAATGGAAAAGTCATTGTGGTGGATGCGGTGATCCCAGATGCCCCCGAACCAAGCGCTCAGGTGAAAAGCACATATCAGCTTGATTTGTTTATGATGAATTTGAACCCTGATGGGAAGGAGAGGACAGAAAAAGAATTTGCAGAATTAGCAAAAGAAGCTGGATTTTTCAGTACCAAAGTGGCCGGCTGTGCTTATAGTTTCTCACTGGTGGAATTCCATAAAAAGATGTAG